One segment of Pseudomonas sp. FP2196 DNA contains the following:
- a CDS encoding class I SAM-dependent methyltransferase — MTGPIKLDFSEKYDDQHAQKYLRKHKASLGRRLSHLRDEQLARKALALAGEPGLVLDLPCGAGRFWPLLAEKPNRVIIGADNSESMIKTAMEGQPAEVVKRVQPLHTSAFDIALPDNAVDSIFCMRLLHHIGEAEHRRAILREFERVTRDSVIVSLWVDGNFKAWKRKRAEKDRPNRDYQNRFLLPAATVEKEFEEAGFRIQEQLDFIPLYAMWRVYVLRKR; from the coding sequence ATGACCGGCCCCATCAAACTCGATTTTTCCGAAAAGTACGACGATCAACATGCGCAGAAATATTTGCGCAAGCATAAGGCAAGCCTGGGGCGTCGCCTGTCTCATTTGCGTGACGAACAGCTGGCCCGCAAGGCGCTGGCGCTGGCCGGCGAACCGGGCCTGGTGCTGGATTTGCCGTGCGGCGCCGGACGCTTCTGGCCGTTACTGGCGGAAAAACCCAACCGGGTGATCATCGGTGCGGACAATTCCGAATCGATGATCAAGACGGCGATGGAAGGACAACCGGCAGAAGTGGTGAAACGGGTACAACCTTTGCACACCTCTGCGTTCGACATTGCCTTGCCGGATAACGCCGTCGACAGCATTTTCTGCATGCGGTTGCTCCATCACATCGGTGAGGCCGAACACCGCCGGGCGATTCTTCGCGAATTCGAACGCGTAACCCGTGACAGCGTCATCGTTTCATTGTGGGTCGACGGCAATTTCAAAGCCTGGAAACGCAAACGTGCGGAGAAGGATCGTCCCAACCGCGATTATCAGAATCGCTTTTTGTTACCGGCGGCAACAGTCGAAAAAGAATTTGAAGAAGCGGGTTTCCGCATTCAGGAACAACTGGACTTTATTCCGCTCTATGCGATGTGGCGGGTTTACGTATTACGCAAGAGGTAA
- a CDS encoding phosphatase PAP2 family protein encodes MVSTFARPVSRPLNFWLCLGVPAFAALILVLLELTDLDMDLARLFYDPVAGDFIGRHSFFLEDILHDRAKQVVIAFSVFAILGFIGSFFIDRLKPFKRELGCLVLSLGLATSFVTPVKAVTAVQCPWSLEQFGGHETYSKLLDHRPPTDKPGRCWPGGHAATGFTLFALFFVLRDRRPRLARQAFIFAFALGSVFSISRMMQGAHFFSHNVWTAIFCWLICLGSYYWVLYRPAVKAEAAVKAQPVSA; translated from the coding sequence ATGGTGTCGACCTTTGCCCGACCTGTTTCAAGGCCGCTGAATTTCTGGCTGTGCCTTGGCGTTCCCGCCTTCGCGGCGTTGATTCTGGTGCTGCTGGAACTGACCGATCTGGACATGGATCTGGCCCGGCTGTTTTACGACCCGGTCGCGGGCGACTTCATCGGCCGCCACAGTTTCTTCCTTGAAGACATCCTGCATGACCGCGCCAAGCAAGTGGTGATCGCTTTTTCAGTGTTCGCCATTCTCGGCTTCATAGGTTCGTTTTTCATCGATCGGCTGAAACCGTTCAAACGCGAGTTAGGGTGCCTGGTGCTCTCGCTCGGTCTGGCCACTTCATTCGTGACACCGGTCAAAGCGGTGACAGCCGTGCAATGCCCATGGAGCCTGGAACAATTCGGCGGCCATGAAACCTATAGCAAACTGCTCGACCACCGCCCACCTACCGACAAGCCCGGCCGCTGCTGGCCCGGTGGCCATGCGGCGACGGGGTTCACTTTGTTTGCGCTGTTCTTTGTGCTGCGTGATCGCCGTCCGCGTCTGGCCAGACAGGCGTTCATCTTTGCCTTTGCGCTGGGTTCGGTTTTCTCGATCAGCCGAATGATGCAGGGCGCGCACTTCTTTTCGCACAACGTGTGGACTGCGATTTTCTGCTGGCTGATTTGTCTGGGGTCGTATTACTGGGTGCTGTATCGACCGGCGGTAAAGGCTGAAGCGGCAGTGAAGGCACAACCGGTCAGCGCCTGA
- a CDS encoding lipopolysaccharide kinase InaA family protein, with protein MAVQFAAETEVASQDSFDYYWSQRGEWVEEPNVRRGGESGVQRVTGQDGQLLYAKRQTGHIYRSWLHPFGRPTVLRELDALTGVSKLGVRVPQIVFCGAQPDPQHKWRALLVTKSLDGFQELEHWLAAAGGRDHCGDAIYERVLKDLAENLARMHKGRWQHSCIYIKHVFVRVTGEGDSAKVEVALIDLEKCRQRLTAYRAASHDMKQLRRHSSFRDADWKKLVYFYETAFGSAIKGL; from the coding sequence ATGGCAGTGCAATTTGCAGCAGAAACGGAAGTCGCTTCCCAGGATAGCTTCGACTACTACTGGAGTCAGCGCGGCGAGTGGGTCGAAGAGCCCAACGTTCGTCGTGGCGGTGAAAGTGGTGTGCAACGCGTGACGGGGCAGGACGGCCAACTGTTGTATGCCAAGCGCCAGACTGGACACATCTATCGCAGTTGGTTGCATCCGTTCGGACGTCCGACGGTTTTGCGCGAACTCGATGCCCTGACCGGCGTCAGCAAACTCGGTGTGCGCGTGCCGCAAATCGTCTTCTGCGGTGCTCAGCCTGATCCGCAGCACAAGTGGCGCGCGCTGTTGGTGACCAAGTCCCTGGACGGTTTTCAGGAACTGGAACATTGGCTGGCGGCGGCTGGCGGTCGTGATCATTGTGGCGATGCGATCTATGAGCGCGTGCTCAAGGATCTCGCCGAAAACCTGGCGCGCATGCACAAGGGCCGCTGGCAGCACAGCTGCATCTACATCAAACACGTATTTGTGCGAGTGACCGGTGAAGGCGATTCGGCCAAGGTCGAAGTCGCACTGATCGATCTGGAAAAATGTCGCCAGCGCCTGACCGCCTATCGCGCCGCCTCCCATGACATGAAGCAATTGCGCCGCCACTCGTCGTTCCGCGACGCGGACTGGAAGAAACTCGTCTACTTTTACGAGACGGCGTTTGGCAGCGCTATCAAAGGTTTATAG
- a CDS encoding HAMP domain-containing sensor histidine kinase, with translation MEFKQSLSQRIIIAFALMSALVAGAFAMGIVATVHLVEEKLISAGLGGDLQRLLLMDNVSDWSHRPEPDQLFYFSGGPGDFDLPKDLRHLDAGFHEVFREQLSYHAMVEIVDGRRYVLLQDQSDFEERERVLFAVVLVGFVLSLALAVFLGWVLARKVMAPVVRLARQVRHRDQLLGLAPPLAPDYAADEVGELAVAFDATLGRLRQALTRERLFTSDVSHELRTPLMVLASSCELLLENPAIDQRGRSQVERIARASEEMRELVQTFLMLARAQREDAGAAPQQNLAQVADSLLCVWREPIESKGLNLQFEAGNPTATCYNATLLTAVMGNLLRNACHYTEQGFIRLTLRANGFVVEDSGVGIPEEKREAMFEPFVRGSEKRGEGLGLGLSLVQRICENQGWIVSLSTMEPNGCRFEVDLGKI, from the coding sequence ATGGAGTTTAAGCAAAGCCTTTCCCAGCGGATCATCATTGCTTTCGCGCTGATGAGCGCACTGGTGGCCGGTGCATTCGCCATGGGTATCGTCGCGACGGTGCATCTGGTAGAGGAAAAACTGATTTCAGCGGGGCTGGGCGGCGATTTGCAGCGTCTGTTGCTGATGGACAATGTCTCGGACTGGAGCCATCGCCCAGAGCCGGACCAGTTGTTCTATTTCAGCGGCGGCCCGGGCGATTTCGACTTGCCCAAGGATCTGCGGCATCTCGATGCGGGGTTCCACGAGGTGTTCCGCGAGCAGCTGTCGTATCACGCGATGGTCGAAATCGTCGATGGTCGGCGTTATGTGCTGCTGCAGGACCAAAGCGATTTCGAAGAACGCGAGCGCGTGTTGTTTGCCGTGGTGCTGGTGGGCTTTGTGCTCAGTCTGGCGTTGGCGGTATTCCTCGGCTGGGTGCTCGCGCGCAAAGTCATGGCGCCGGTGGTGCGGCTGGCACGTCAGGTTCGCCATCGCGATCAATTGCTGGGTTTGGCGCCACCGCTGGCGCCGGACTACGCCGCTGACGAAGTCGGAGAACTGGCCGTGGCGTTCGACGCCACGCTGGGGCGTTTGCGTCAGGCTTTGACCCGCGAACGGCTGTTCACCAGCGATGTCAGTCACGAATTGCGCACACCGCTGATGGTGTTGGCCAGCTCTTGCGAGTTGCTGCTGGAAAACCCGGCGATCGATCAACGCGGTCGCTCACAGGTCGAGCGTATTGCCCGGGCCAGTGAGGAGATGCGTGAACTGGTGCAAACCTTCCTGATGCTCGCCCGTGCCCAGCGCGAAGACGCGGGAGCGGCGCCGCAACAGAATCTTGCCCAAGTGGCTGACAGCCTGCTGTGTGTCTGGCGTGAACCGATCGAAAGCAAAGGTTTGAATTTGCAGTTCGAAGCCGGCAACCCCACCGCGACCTGCTACAACGCGACGTTGCTGACGGCGGTGATGGGTAACCTGTTGCGCAACGCTTGCCATTACACCGAGCAGGGTTTCATTCGTCTGACGCTCCGCGCCAACGGGTTTGTGGTCGAGGACTCTGGCGTAGGCATTCCCGAGGAGAAACGCGAGGCGATGTTCGAGCCGTTTGTCCGTGGCAGTGAAAAGCGCGGCGAAGGCCTGGGGCTTGGCTTGTCGCTGGTGCAGCGTATCTGCGAAAACCAGGGCTGGATTGTCAGTTTGAGTACGATGGAGCCCAATGGCTGCCGCTTCGAAGTTGATCTCGGCAAAATCTGA
- a CDS encoding multidrug efflux RND transporter permease subunit: MAFTDPFIRRPVLATVVSLLIVLLGFQAWSKLPLRQYPQMENALITVTTAYPGANAETIQGYITQPMQQSLASAEGIDYMTSVSRQNFSTISIYARIGSNTDRLFTELLAKANEVKNKLPQDAEDPVLSKESADASALMYISFFSKDLSNPQITDYLSRVIQPKLATLPGMAEAEILGNQVFAMRLWLDPVKLAGFGLSASDVTNAVRQYNFLSAAGEVKGEYVVTSINANTELKSAEAFAAIPLKVSGDSRVLLSDVARVEMGAENYDSVSSFGGTPSVYIGIKSSPGANPLDVIKEVRKIMPELEAQLPPNLKSEIAYDATLFIQASIDEVVKTLFEAVLIVIVVVFLFLGALRSVVIPVVTIPLSMIGVMFFMQMMGYSINLLTLLAMVLAIGLVVDDAIVVVENIHRHIEEGKTPYDAALEGAREIAMPVVSMTITLAAVYAPIGFLTGLTGALFKEFALTLAGAVVISGVVALTLSPMMCAFLLRHEENPSGLAHRLDRIFDGLKRRYQSMLHGTLNTRPVVLVFAMIVLCLIPVFLKFTKSELAPDEDQGIIFMMASAPQPTNLDYLNTYTDEFIKIFKEFPEYYSSFQINGYNGVQAGIGGFLLKPWNERSRTQMEILPEVQGRLEGIPGLQVFGFNLPSLPGTGEGLPFEFVINTANDYELLLQVAERIKKRAMESGKFAFVDLDLAFDKPEVVVDIDRAKAAQMGVSMQDLGGTLATLLGEAEINRFTIEGRSYKVIAQVERPYRDNPDWLNNYYVKNTQGELLPLSTLIKVSDRARPRQLNQFQQLNAAKISGFPLVSMGEAIETVLQIAREEAPAGFAFDYGGASRQFVQEGSALWVTFGLALAIIFLVLAAQFESFRDPLVILVTVPLSICGALIPLFLGWSSMNIYTQVGLVTLIGLISKHGILIVEFANQLRKDKGLTAREAVEEAAAIRLRPVLMTTAAMVFGMVPLILATGAGAVSRFDIGTVIATGMSIGTLFTLFVLPCIYTLLAKPDPKP, encoded by the coding sequence ATGGCTTTTACTGATCCGTTCATCCGCCGCCCGGTGCTCGCCACCGTGGTCAGCCTGCTGATTGTGCTGCTGGGCTTCCAGGCCTGGAGCAAGCTGCCGCTGCGCCAATACCCGCAAATGGAAAACGCGCTGATCACGGTAACCACCGCGTATCCCGGCGCCAACGCCGAAACCATTCAGGGCTATATCACCCAGCCGATGCAACAGAGCCTGGCCAGCGCCGAGGGCATCGACTACATGACGTCTGTGAGTCGGCAGAACTTCTCGACGATTTCGATCTACGCGCGCATCGGCTCCAACACCGACCGCTTGTTCACCGAGCTGCTCGCCAAGGCCAACGAGGTGAAGAACAAGCTGCCGCAGGACGCTGAAGATCCGGTGCTGAGCAAAGAGTCTGCCGACGCCTCGGCGCTGATGTACATCAGCTTCTTCAGCAAGGATCTGAGCAACCCGCAGATTACCGATTACCTGTCACGGGTTATCCAGCCGAAACTGGCGACCCTGCCGGGCATGGCCGAAGCGGAGATCCTCGGCAATCAGGTGTTTGCCATGCGCCTGTGGCTCGACCCGGTGAAGCTCGCCGGTTTCGGCCTCAGCGCCAGCGACGTGACCAATGCGGTGCGCCAATACAACTTCCTTTCCGCTGCGGGCGAAGTGAAAGGCGAGTACGTGGTCACCAGCATCAACGCCAACACTGAATTGAAATCCGCTGAAGCGTTCGCGGCGATTCCGCTCAAGGTCAGTGGCGACAGCCGTGTGCTGCTCAGTGATGTGGCGCGGGTCGAGATGGGCGCGGAAAACTACGACTCGGTCAGCTCGTTCGGTGGCACGCCGTCGGTGTACATCGGCATCAAGTCGTCGCCGGGGGCCAACCCGCTGGATGTCATCAAGGAAGTGCGCAAGATCATGCCGGAGCTGGAAGCCCAGCTTCCGCCCAACCTCAAGAGCGAGATTGCCTACGACGCCACCCTGTTCATTCAGGCCTCCATCGACGAAGTGGTGAAAACCCTGTTCGAAGCGGTATTGATCGTGATCGTGGTGGTGTTCCTGTTCCTCGGCGCGCTGCGTTCAGTGGTGATCCCGGTGGTGACCATTCCACTGTCGATGATCGGCGTGATGTTCTTCATGCAAATGATGGGCTACTCGATCAACCTGCTGACCCTGCTGGCGATGGTGCTCGCCATCGGTCTGGTGGTCGACGATGCGATCGTCGTGGTGGAAAACATTCACCGACACATCGAGGAAGGCAAGACGCCTTACGACGCAGCGCTTGAGGGCGCCAGGGAAATCGCCATGCCGGTGGTGTCGATGACCATTACTCTGGCGGCCGTTTACGCACCGATCGGCTTCCTCACCGGGCTGACCGGGGCGCTGTTCAAGGAGTTCGCCCTGACCCTGGCCGGGGCCGTGGTGATTTCCGGGGTGGTCGCCCTGACCCTGTCGCCGATGATGTGTGCGTTCTTGCTGCGCCACGAAGAAAATCCCAGTGGCCTGGCGCATCGCCTCGATCGCATCTTCGACGGCCTCAAGCGCCGCTACCAGAGCATGCTCCACGGCACGCTGAACACCCGGCCGGTGGTGCTGGTGTTCGCGATGATCGTGCTGTGCCTGATCCCGGTGTTCCTCAAGTTCACCAAATCGGAACTGGCGCCGGACGAAGACCAGGGCATCATTTTCATGATGGCCAGCGCCCCGCAGCCGACCAACCTGGATTACCTGAACACCTACACCGACGAGTTCATCAAGATCTTCAAGGAATTCCCGGAGTACTACTCCTCGTTCCAGATCAATGGCTACAACGGCGTGCAGGCCGGGATCGGCGGTTTCCTGCTCAAGCCGTGGAACGAGCGCAGTCGCACCCAGATGGAAATCCTCCCCGAGGTGCAAGGCAGACTGGAAGGCATCCCCGGTTTGCAGGTCTTCGGCTTCAACCTGCCCTCCCTGCCCGGCACCGGTGAAGGCTTGCCGTTCGAATTCGTGATCAACACCGCCAACGACTACGAACTTCTGCTGCAAGTGGCCGAGCGGATCAAGAAACGCGCCATGGAGTCGGGCAAATTCGCGTTCGTCGACCTCGATCTGGCCTTCGACAAGCCGGAGGTGGTGGTCGATATCGACCGCGCCAAGGCTGCGCAGATGGGCGTGTCGATGCAGGACCTGGGCGGCACCCTGGCGACGCTGCTTGGCGAGGCGGAAATCAACCGTTTCACCATTGAAGGTCGCAGCTACAAGGTCATCGCTCAGGTCGAACGGCCGTACCGCGACAACCCGGACTGGCTGAACAATTACTACGTGAAAAACACCCAGGGCGAGCTGCTGCCCCTGTCGACCCTGATCAAAGTCAGTGATCGCGCGCGACCGCGTCAGCTCAACCAGTTCCAGCAGCTCAATGCGGCGAAAATCTCCGGATTCCCTTTGGTGAGCATGGGCGAAGCGATTGAAACCGTGTTGCAGATCGCCCGGGAAGAGGCACCCGCCGGGTTTGCCTTCGACTACGGCGGCGCGTCGCGCCAGTTCGTGCAGGAAGGCAGTGCGTTGTGGGTGACGTTCGGGTTGGCCCTGGCGATCATTTTCCTGGTGTTGGCGGCGCAGTTCGAAAGCTTCCGCGATCCACTGGTGATTCTGGTGACGGTACCGCTGTCGATCTGCGGCGCGCTGATTCCGCTGTTCCTTGGCTGGTCGAGCATGAATATCTATACCCAGGTCGGGCTGGTGACACTGATCGGGCTGATCAGCAAACACGGGATCCTGATCGTCGAATTCGCCAACCAGTTACGCAAGGACAAGGGCCTGACTGCGCGCGAAGCGGTGGAAGAAGCGGCGGCGATTCGCCTGCGACCGGTGTTGATGACCACGGCGGCGATGGTCTTCGGCATGGTGCCGCTGATTCTGGCGACGGGGGCGGGGGCAGTCAGCCGGTTTGATATTGGTACGGTGATTGCGACGGGGATGTCGATCGGGACATTGTTTACGCTGTTTGTGTTGCCGTGCATCTACACCCTGCTGGCCAAACCCGATCCCAAACCCTGA
- the colR gene encoding two-component system response regulator ColR → MRILLVEDNRDILANLADYLGLKGYTVDCAQDGLSGLHLAATEHYDLIVLDIMLPGIDGYTLCKRLREDARRDTPVIMLTARDQLDDRLQGFKSGADDYLIKPFALSELAARVEAVMRRTQGGGRRTLQVADLSYDLDTLEVTREGKFLKLNPVGLKLLAVLMQKSPHVLRREILEEALWGDDCPDSDSLRSHVHQLRQVIDKPFAKPLLHTVHGVGYRLAEGRDGV, encoded by the coding sequence ATGCGAATTCTATTGGTCGAAGACAACCGCGATATCCTGGCCAATCTGGCCGATTACCTTGGGCTCAAAGGCTATACCGTCGATTGCGCCCAGGACGGACTGTCGGGCCTGCATCTGGCGGCCACCGAGCATTACGACCTGATCGTGCTCGACATCATGCTGCCCGGGATTGACGGCTACACCCTGTGCAAACGCCTGCGCGAGGATGCCCGCCGCGACACCCCGGTGATCATGCTCACAGCCCGCGATCAACTGGACGACCGCTTGCAGGGCTTCAAGTCCGGGGCGGACGATTACCTGATCAAGCCATTCGCTTTGTCCGAACTGGCTGCGCGGGTGGAAGCGGTAATGCGTCGTACCCAGGGCGGCGGACGCCGTACGTTGCAAGTCGCTGATCTGAGCTACGACCTCGACACCCTGGAAGTGACTCGTGAAGGCAAGTTCCTGAAACTCAACCCCGTCGGCCTTAAGCTGCTCGCGGTGTTGATGCAGAAGAGTCCGCACGTGCTGCGCCGGGAAATTCTTGAAGAAGCGTTGTGGGGCGATGACTGTCCGGACAGCGACAGCCTGCGCAGCCACGTCCACCAACTGCGTCAGGTGATCGACAAACCGTTCGCCAAGCCACTGCTGCATACCGTGCACGGCGTGGGTTACCGCTTGGCCGAGGGCCGTGATGGAGTTTAA